The DNA segment AATGAAAAAGGCGTTTACACTTATTGAACTGTTGGTAGTCATTGCCATTATTGTGATCTTGGCTGCGATACTATTTCCAGTCTTTGCAGCCGCTCGAGAAAAAGCACGGTCTACCACGTGCTTGAGCAATATGAGCCAACTCGGCAAGGCGTTTATGATGTACCTTTCCGACTATAACGAGCGCTATCCTTATACCGGTGTACATACAGCGAATAAAGAAATTGCTAACTGGGTAATTCCATGTGAGCCTTACTGTGAAAAGATTGCAGATCCCGAACCTGGAAACTTGTGGCCCTATACCAAGAACCTCGGTATATACCGATGCCCTTCAAATGTGAAGCCGATCAAAAACAACTCGTTCAATACCAATCCCT comes from the bacterium genome and includes:
- a CDS encoding DUF1559 domain-containing protein, whose protein sequence is MKKAFTLIELLVVIAIIVILAAILFPVFAAAREKARSTTCLSNMSQLGKAFMMYLSDYNERYPYTGVHTANKEIANWVIPCEPYCEKIADPEPGNLWPYTKNLGIYRCPSNVKPIKNNSFNTNPYKPQNARVTYTMNEYFEKIKYSIITYPSDTFLLYDESGRTVNDGNYNPWAFDINGDQHVNGAIAACADGHAQRFPYSAIGNSPWSLPGPGPLFCNYRPDRKKLKTTWQNNYCE